The following are encoded in a window of Amycolatopsis lexingtonensis genomic DNA:
- a CDS encoding MOSC and FAD-binding oxidoreductase domain-containing protein encodes MARLVSLNVGMPKDVAWQDRTVHTGIFKYPVEGPRLVRRLNVDGDGQGDLGGHGGENRAVLVYQRESYEHWRRFLGRDDLEDGRFGENFTVEGLPDDEVHIGDRYRIGEAEFEVTQPRVTCFRVGMRLGEPRMPALLVAHHRPGFYLRVITEGHVQAGDEIVRTRTGRHALSVAAVDALLYLPDRDRDMLRKALDIPALSPGWQGSFRDLLSAPAPQVQRGFRPLRVTRVVPESTTVTSIHLTADEPLPRPEPGQYVTLRVPGAGDPAPIRSYSLSAAPSEREYRISVKRDGVVSSYLHTHLAPGAVVEVAGPRGDFVLTEEDRPVVLVSAGIGVTPVLAMLHALAARGSTREVWWVHTARTAAEQPFAAEAHRLLAGLPHGREHVFHTSETGRLSLDSLSALDLPVDAAVYLCGPDAFMTAVRAALVSLGFDAARVHSELFGGVSAINPGLVGNVRKTPHAPAGTPGSGPAVTFARSGLTVPWGEGYPSLLEFAEACDVPTRWSCRTGVCHTCVTPVLSGSVAYEPEPLEPPAAGEALVCCARPTGDVVLDL; translated from the coding sequence ATGGCGCGGTTGGTGTCGCTCAACGTCGGGATGCCGAAAGACGTGGCCTGGCAGGACCGGACCGTCCACACGGGAATCTTCAAGTACCCGGTCGAGGGCCCGCGGCTGGTCCGCCGGCTCAACGTCGACGGCGACGGCCAGGGCGACCTGGGCGGCCACGGCGGCGAGAACCGCGCGGTGCTGGTCTACCAGCGCGAGTCGTACGAGCACTGGCGGCGCTTCCTCGGCCGCGACGACCTCGAGGACGGCCGGTTCGGCGAGAACTTCACCGTCGAGGGCCTCCCCGACGACGAGGTGCACATCGGCGACCGGTACCGGATCGGCGAGGCGGAGTTCGAGGTCACCCAGCCGCGGGTGACGTGCTTCCGCGTCGGGATGCGCCTGGGCGAGCCGCGGATGCCGGCGCTGCTGGTGGCCCACCACCGCCCGGGCTTCTACCTGCGCGTCATCACCGAGGGCCACGTCCAGGCCGGCGACGAGATCGTCCGCACCCGGACCGGCCGCCACGCATTGAGCGTCGCGGCCGTCGACGCGCTCCTCTACCTGCCGGACCGCGACCGGGACATGCTGCGCAAGGCCCTCGACATCCCCGCGCTCAGCCCGGGCTGGCAGGGCTCGTTCCGCGACCTGCTGTCGGCTCCGGCACCGCAGGTTCAGCGCGGGTTCCGGCCGCTGCGCGTGACCCGGGTGGTGCCCGAGAGCACGACGGTGACGTCGATTCACCTGACCGCCGACGAGCCGCTCCCCCGTCCCGAGCCCGGCCAGTACGTGACGCTGCGCGTCCCGGGCGCGGGCGACCCGGCACCGATCCGCAGCTATTCGCTGTCGGCGGCACCGTCGGAGCGCGAATACCGCATCAGCGTCAAGCGCGACGGCGTCGTGAGCAGCTACCTCCACACGCACCTGGCTCCGGGCGCGGTGGTGGAGGTGGCGGGCCCCCGCGGCGACTTCGTCCTGACGGAGGAAGACCGCCCGGTGGTCCTGGTCTCGGCGGGCATCGGCGTCACCCCGGTGCTGGCGATGTTGCACGCACTGGCGGCCCGCGGATCGACGCGGGAGGTGTGGTGGGTGCACACCGCCCGGACGGCCGCCGAGCAGCCGTTCGCCGCCGAGGCCCATCGGCTGCTGGCCGGGCTCCCCCACGGGCGCGAGCACGTCTTCCACACCTCGGAGACGGGGCGGCTCAGTCTGGATTCTTTGTCCGCTTTGGACCTTCCGGTGGACGCGGCGGTCTACTTGTGCGGGCCGGACGCGTTCATGACCGCCGTGCGTGCCGCGTTGGTGTCGCTGGGCTTCGACGCCGCTCGCGTCCACAGTGAACTGTTCGGCGGGGTGTCGGCGATCAACCCGGGACTGGTCGGTAACGTCCGGAAAACGCCCCACGCACCGGCGGGCACCCCGGGAAGCGGACCGGCGGTGACCTTCGCGCGCAGCGGGCTGACCGTGCCGTGGGGCGAGGGGTATCCGAGCCTGTTGGAGTTCGCCGAGGCGTGCGATGTGCCGACGCGGTGGTCGTGCCGGACCGGGGTGTGCCACACGTGCGTGACGCCGGTGCTTTCGGGGAGTGTTGCGTACGAACCCGAGCCGCTCGAACCGCCCGCGGCCGGGGAGGCCCTGGTGTGTTGTGCTCGGCCGACAGGGGATGTCGTGCTGGATCTTTGA
- a CDS encoding SRPBCC family protein: MSDHENVRATLTFPVPAERVFAVLADPTTHAAIDGTGWVREPVDPEPLGRTGQLFRMDMFHGSRPVGEYQVVNRVEVFDAPRAIGWVTGYRKDDGELEFGGWLWRYDLTPLGASSTEVTLSYDWSAVPRYIRDRGIAFPPFGPGHLGDSLRHLAELAAPAAQLG; encoded by the coding sequence ATGTCGGACCACGAGAACGTGCGCGCGACCCTGACCTTCCCGGTGCCCGCCGAGCGGGTGTTCGCGGTGCTGGCGGACCCGACGACCCACGCGGCGATCGACGGCACCGGCTGGGTCCGGGAGCCCGTCGACCCGGAGCCGCTGGGCCGGACCGGCCAGCTCTTCCGGATGGACATGTTCCACGGCAGCCGTCCGGTCGGCGAATACCAGGTGGTCAACCGCGTCGAGGTGTTCGACGCGCCGCGCGCCATCGGCTGGGTGACGGGCTACCGGAAGGACGACGGCGAGCTGGAGTTCGGCGGCTGGCTCTGGCGGTACGACCTCACCCCGCTCGGGGCGTCGAGCACCGAGGTGACGCTGTCCTACGACTGGTCGGCGGTGCCGCGGTACATCCGCGACCGGGGCATCGCGTTCCCGCCGTTCGGCCCCGGCCACCTCGGTGACTCGCTGCGTCATCTGGCGGAGCTCGCGGCGCCCGCCGCTCAGCTCGGCTGA
- a CDS encoding LysR family transcriptional regulator, producing the protein MDLDLRLVRYFVTVADELHFGRAAARLYISQPALSKQIRRLEAEVGAPLLVRDSRHVTLTPRGERFLHLARQLLATAGQMLREPAPNRLRVAHIFELDTSRIVTDAYLAAHPGAEVVQSQMDSARQLAALLDDHLDVAILRVTAALRAEYPAGWRHTPLRLEPFRLVGRPGEPNRTSVSMHERPLEVFADGPGTALYNVHGHYLSSFARHTGLTLRWLGNPGTFDHCRTALGRAPGSAFLFEFDSYARRYPEHGFPVHRPRELQPVYPWSVAWREGDEPEPVREFLRIAGETAERHRWLLPERTGGAPLWTPPEDLSAAP; encoded by the coding sequence ATGGACCTCGACCTCAGGCTGGTGCGGTACTTCGTCACGGTCGCCGACGAGCTGCACTTCGGCCGGGCCGCCGCCCGGCTGTACATCAGCCAGCCGGCGCTGTCCAAGCAGATCCGCCGGCTCGAGGCCGAGGTCGGGGCGCCGCTGCTGGTGCGCGACAGCCGCCACGTCACCCTGACACCGCGCGGCGAGCGGTTCCTGCACCTCGCGCGGCAGCTACTGGCGACCGCCGGGCAGATGCTGCGCGAACCCGCGCCGAACCGCCTGCGGGTCGCGCACATCTTCGAGCTCGACACCAGCCGGATCGTCACCGACGCCTACCTCGCGGCCCACCCGGGTGCCGAGGTGGTCCAGAGCCAGATGGACAGCGCCCGCCAGCTCGCCGCGCTGCTCGACGACCACCTCGACGTCGCGATCCTCCGCGTCACGGCCGCGTTGCGGGCCGAGTACCCGGCCGGCTGGCGGCACACGCCGCTGCGGCTCGAGCCGTTCCGGCTGGTCGGCAGACCCGGGGAGCCGAACCGGACGTCGGTGTCGATGCACGAACGTCCGCTCGAGGTCTTCGCGGACGGCCCCGGTACCGCGCTGTACAACGTGCACGGCCACTACCTGAGTTCGTTCGCCCGGCACACCGGGCTCACCCTGCGCTGGCTGGGCAACCCCGGTACCTTCGACCACTGCCGCACCGCCCTCGGCCGCGCGCCCGGCAGCGCGTTCCTGTTCGAATTCGACAGCTACGCCCGCCGCTACCCCGAGCACGGGTTCCCGGTGCACCGGCCGCGGGAGCTGCAGCCGGTGTACCCGTGGTCGGTGGCCTGGCGCGAGGGCGACGAGCCGGAGCCCGTGCGGGAGTTCCTGCGCATCGCCGGCGAAACCGCCGAGCGGCACCGCTGGCTGCTACCCGAACGCACCGGGGGAGCGCCGCTGTGGACCCCGCCGGAAGACCTCTCCGCCGCTCCGTAG
- a CDS encoding 2'-5' RNA ligase family protein, translating into MPPLVVTLAVDGPAQAAWNALRRRWFPPDRLVVGAHLTLFHTLPGEHLATVLADSAEVAGAAEPFELTVTGARSLGRGAALDVTAAPLLRLHAELRARWAGWLTRQDAQPFKPHVTVQNKVRPDVAAETLEALRLDPGPRTATATGLDLGGPWEHLATEPLGGLRRRARRQPS; encoded by the coding sequence GTGCCGCCGCTGGTCGTGACCCTCGCCGTCGACGGACCCGCCCAAGCGGCGTGGAACGCGCTGCGGCGCAGGTGGTTCCCGCCGGACCGGCTGGTCGTCGGTGCCCACCTGACCCTGTTCCACACGCTCCCGGGCGAGCACCTGGCGACGGTGCTCGCCGACAGCGCCGAGGTGGCGGGCGCCGCCGAACCCTTCGAGCTCACGGTCACCGGTGCCCGGTCGCTCGGGCGAGGAGCCGCGCTCGACGTCACCGCCGCCCCCTTGCTGCGCCTGCACGCCGAACTGCGGGCGCGCTGGGCGGGCTGGCTCACCCGGCAGGACGCGCAGCCGTTCAAGCCGCACGTGACCGTGCAGAACAAGGTGCGGCCGGACGTCGCCGCCGAGACGCTCGAAGCGCTGCGCCTCGACCCCGGCCCGCGCACCGCGACGGCGACCGGGCTCGACCTCGGCGGCCCGTGGGAGCACCTCGCCACCGAGCCGCTGGGCGGGCTGCGCCGCCGAGCCCGGCGTCAGCCGAGCTGA
- a CDS encoding DUF222 domain-containing protein: protein MDRETVWQADAEALADHLRSLLTVMRSAEAEIGALLVEIESRGVQELFGYRSAARLLEHLADLPRAAADKMVKRAQALHPSHALDATPAVAPATGVAALAGRLSTPMIDTIIEAVSRIPASHRDSAEADLLAFAADAGHKQVAALGARILAHLDPDGTAPDDTEPATPVRELSLRRKRTGTWELSGRFDDETGTRASALLDALAERRGAEDGPDFRSPQERYGDAFSDAVDLALNSPELPTQAGERVHVMVAVSLTDLRSGLGTATLGDTGLISAAEARIHACDCTLIPAVLGTASEPLNLGRARRLISPGLRRALFLRDRGCAFPGCHRPPRHCQGHHIHHWSEGGLTDLANLVLLCGHHHRLLHRSGWQVRIATDGHPEFLPPRFLDKRRKPRRNNIHQPLPFAA, encoded by the coding sequence GTGGACAGAGAAACGGTGTGGCAAGCAGACGCGGAGGCCCTGGCCGACCACCTCCGCAGCCTGCTCACCGTCATGCGGTCCGCTGAAGCGGAAATCGGTGCGCTGCTGGTGGAAATCGAATCCCGTGGCGTGCAAGAACTATTCGGCTACCGCTCTGCCGCCCGACTCTTGGAGCATCTCGCGGACCTCCCGCGCGCCGCCGCCGACAAGATGGTCAAACGAGCCCAGGCCCTGCACCCCAGCCACGCTCTCGACGCCACCCCCGCCGTTGCTCCCGCCACCGGTGTCGCTGCCCTTGCTGGTCGGTTGAGCACGCCGATGATCGATACCATCATCGAGGCTGTCTCCCGGATCCCCGCCTCTCATCGCGACTCGGCCGAGGCGGATCTGCTGGCTTTCGCCGCCGACGCGGGCCACAAACAGGTCGCTGCCCTCGGCGCCCGGATCTTGGCCCACCTCGACCCCGACGGCACCGCCCCCGACGACACCGAGCCCGCCACGCCGGTGCGGGAACTGTCGCTGCGCCGCAAACGCACCGGCACCTGGGAACTGTCCGGTCGCTTCGACGACGAGACCGGCACCCGTGCCAGCGCCCTGCTCGACGCCCTCGCTGAACGCCGCGGTGCCGAGGATGGCCCGGACTTCCGGTCCCCGCAGGAACGCTACGGCGACGCTTTCTCCGACGCAGTCGACCTGGCCCTCAACTCCCCAGAGTTGCCCACCCAAGCCGGGGAGCGCGTCCACGTGATGGTCGCGGTCTCCCTCACCGACCTGCGCTCCGGACTCGGCACGGCGACCCTGGGCGACACCGGTCTGATCTCGGCCGCCGAGGCCCGGATCCATGCCTGCGACTGCACCCTGATCCCCGCCGTGCTCGGCACCGCCAGCGAACCGTTGAACCTGGGCCGGGCCCGTCGCCTGATCTCACCCGGGCTGCGCCGGGCGTTGTTCCTGCGCGACCGCGGGTGCGCGTTCCCGGGCTGTCACCGCCCACCCCGGCACTGCCAGGGCCACCACATCCACCACTGGTCCGAAGGCGGCCTGACCGACCTGGCGAACCTGGTCCTGTTGTGCGGCCACCATCATCGGTTGCTGCACCGGTCGGGTTGGCAGGTCCGCATCGCCACTGACGGTCATCCGGAGTTCCTACCGCCGCGGTTCTTGGACAAACGCCGAAAACCCAGGCGTAATAACATCCATCAGCCCCTGCCATTCGCAGCCTGA
- a CDS encoding DUF6444 domain-containing protein, translating to MELARAREEITALRAEVAALKRRLGTNSGNSSMPPSSDRFSKPAPSRCGASPDASRANSPARLARRCHW from the coding sequence GTGGAGCTCGCTCGTGCACGGGAGGAGATCACCGCGTTACGGGCCGAGGTCGCCGCGCTCAAGCGTCGCCTGGGCACGAATTCGGGTAACTCCTCGATGCCGCCGTCGTCGGACCGGTTCAGCAAACCTGCCCCAAGTCGTTGCGGGGCAAGTCCGGACGCAAGCAGGGCAAACAGCCCGGCGCGCCTGGCGCGACGCTGTCACTGGTGA
- a CDS encoding alpha/beta hydrolase, whose translation MAAAGTPVVFIHGLWLHATSWHPWIDHFRAAGYAPVAPGWPHEPETVEQARAHPEAVADIGIDDAVSHFAAIIEGLDRPPVVIGHSFGGLITEKLLGQGIGAAGVAIDPAQIKGVLPLPLAQLRAGLPALGNPANLHRAVSLTEKEFRFGFGNALTDEESAELFRRWTIPSPARPLFQAAAANFVLHSEAKVDTRREDRGPLLLVSGTADHTVPDVVTRSTLKQYRDSTAVTELKQFEGRGHSLTIDSGWRDVADAVLAWLREHGV comes from the coding sequence ATGGCAGCCGCGGGCACCCCTGTCGTGTTCATCCACGGTCTGTGGCTCCACGCCACGTCGTGGCACCCCTGGATCGACCACTTCCGGGCCGCCGGGTACGCGCCCGTCGCGCCCGGCTGGCCGCACGAGCCCGAAACCGTCGAACAGGCCAGAGCGCACCCGGAAGCCGTCGCGGACATCGGCATCGACGACGCCGTGAGCCACTTCGCGGCCATCATCGAAGGCCTCGACCGGCCGCCGGTCGTCATCGGTCACTCGTTCGGCGGCCTGATCACCGAGAAGCTGCTCGGCCAGGGCATCGGCGCGGCCGGCGTCGCCATCGACCCGGCGCAGATCAAGGGCGTCCTGCCGCTCCCGCTGGCGCAGCTGCGCGCGGGCCTGCCGGCCCTGGGCAACCCGGCCAACCTGCACCGGGCGGTGTCGCTGACGGAAAAGGAGTTCCGGTTCGGCTTCGGCAACGCGCTGACCGACGAAGAGTCGGCGGAGCTCTTCCGGCGCTGGACGATCCCGTCGCCGGCCCGGCCGCTGTTCCAGGCCGCGGCCGCGAACTTCGTGCTGCATTCGGAGGCGAAGGTCGACACCCGCCGCGAAGACCGCGGCCCGCTGCTGCTGGTCTCCGGCACCGCGGACCACACCGTCCCGGACGTGGTCACCCGCTCGACGCTCAAGCAGTACCGCGACTCGACCGCCGTCACCGAGCTGAAGCAGTTCGAGGGGCGGGGCCACTCGCTCACCATCGACAGCGGCTGGCGGGACGTCGCCGACGCCGTGCTCGCCTGGCTGCGCGAGCACGGGGTCTGA
- the tnpC gene encoding IS66 family transposase, producing MRGKSGRKQGKQPGAPGATLSLVKNPDTIVDHTPSACAGCGAGLRRTDRAGVIRRQVVDLPPVRPAVTERHLHRLRCGGCHRVTTAPGPAEATAPACYGPNVTALAVYLLTYQHMPVARTAQLLADLMGLPVSTGWVAGVLTPVAAQLDGFAQQVEDALRAAPVAHFDETGIRVAGKNWWLHVVLTAYLPHRQRGGEAMDEFGILTYFRGVAVHDGLMSYEDFGRKHARCNAHHLRELDAAGEAHPEYAWPRIAITTLEQLNTAAHTARDAGQATIPAHIVDPLLSRFVRTINVGLLLHPPDRGRKQSKTRNLLVRLRDYQHQVLLFARDLTVPFTNNQAERDLRLIKAQLKISGGWRTPHGAHAWLRVRSYISTARKNGHVITALRDAITGNPWLPTTIETA from the coding sequence TTGCGGGGCAAGTCCGGACGCAAGCAGGGCAAACAGCCCGGCGCGCCTGGCGCGACGCTGTCACTGGTGAAGAACCCGGACACGATCGTCGACCACACACCGTCGGCGTGCGCGGGCTGCGGCGCGGGTCTGCGCCGCACCGACCGTGCCGGGGTGATCCGCCGCCAGGTCGTGGACCTGCCACCGGTGCGCCCGGCGGTGACCGAGCGCCACCTGCACCGGCTGCGGTGCGGAGGTTGCCACCGCGTCACGACTGCACCCGGCCCGGCCGAGGCGACCGCGCCCGCCTGCTACGGACCGAACGTGACCGCGCTGGCGGTCTACCTGCTGACCTACCAGCACATGCCGGTGGCCAGGACAGCGCAGCTGCTGGCGGACCTGATGGGGTTGCCGGTGTCGACCGGCTGGGTCGCCGGTGTCCTCACCCCGGTCGCCGCTCAGCTCGACGGATTTGCCCAGCAGGTCGAGGACGCGTTGCGGGCCGCGCCGGTGGCGCATTTCGACGAGACCGGCATCCGGGTCGCAGGGAAGAACTGGTGGCTGCATGTCGTGCTCACCGCGTATCTGCCGCATCGGCAGCGTGGTGGTGAGGCGATGGACGAGTTCGGGATCCTCACCTACTTCCGCGGTGTCGCCGTCCACGACGGCCTCATGTCCTATGAAGACTTCGGGCGCAAACACGCCCGCTGCAACGCCCACCACCTGCGCGAACTGGACGCGGCCGGCGAAGCCCACCCCGAATACGCCTGGCCCCGGATCGCGATCACCACCCTCGAACAGCTCAACACCGCCGCCCACACCGCACGCGATGCCGGCCAGGCCACGATCCCCGCCCACATCGTCGATCCGTTGCTCTCGAGGTTCGTCCGCACGATCAACGTCGGCCTGCTGCTGCACCCACCGGATCGGGGGCGTAAGCAAAGCAAGACCCGGAACCTGCTGGTGCGCCTGCGCGACTACCAGCACCAAGTGCTGCTCTTCGCCCGCGACCTCACCGTCCCGTTCACCAACAACCAAGCCGAACGCGACCTGCGCTTGATCAAGGCACAACTGAAGATCTCCGGTGGCTGGCGCACCCCACACGGCGCCCACGCCTGGCTACGCGTCCGCAGCTACATCTCCACCGCCCGCAAGAACGGCCACGTCATCACCGCACTACGCGACGCCATCACCGGAAACCCCTGGCTACCAACAACAATCGAAACGGCCTGA
- a CDS encoding ATP-grasp domain-containing protein, with the protein MSILLWGLVRDQPMSAVLTQLRRLDAPVFFLDQRQVLDTTVQVEAGRTSRTTVTVAGETFDLGRVRAAYVRPHDSTQLPGLRTRPPASPEWRHAAEVDQVLNAWSDRTAAYVLNRPEAAAGNASKPFQLRAVSAAGFAVPPTLVTNDPDRVAEFLDEHGDVIVKSASGVRSRVRRVRPGDRLADVAACPTQFQRRVPGTDVRVHVVGAEVFAAEVDSDADDYRYARALGHRDPVLTAIDLPPDVTARCFDLAKRIGLPVAGIDLRRTPDGEWYCFEVNPSPGFTYYESRTGQPIAAAVAGLLAAAALCKEHV; encoded by the coding sequence ATGAGCATCCTGCTCTGGGGCCTGGTCCGCGACCAGCCCATGTCCGCCGTGCTGACCCAGCTCCGGCGGCTCGACGCGCCCGTGTTCTTCCTCGACCAGCGGCAGGTCCTCGACACCACCGTCCAGGTCGAGGCGGGCCGCACCAGCCGCACGACCGTGACCGTCGCGGGGGAGACCTTCGACCTCGGCCGCGTCCGGGCCGCGTACGTGCGCCCGCACGACAGCACCCAGCTGCCCGGCCTCCGCACGCGCCCGCCCGCTTCGCCGGAGTGGCGGCACGCCGCCGAGGTCGACCAGGTGCTCAACGCCTGGTCCGACCGCACCGCGGCCTACGTCCTCAATCGGCCGGAGGCGGCGGCGGGGAACGCGTCCAAGCCGTTCCAGCTGCGGGCCGTCTCCGCGGCCGGGTTCGCCGTGCCGCCGACGCTCGTCACCAACGATCCGGACCGGGTCGCGGAGTTCCTCGACGAGCACGGCGACGTCATCGTCAAGTCGGCCAGCGGCGTGCGCAGCCGGGTGCGGCGCGTCCGGCCCGGCGACCGGCTCGCGGACGTCGCCGCCTGCCCGACGCAGTTCCAGCGCCGCGTGCCCGGGACCGACGTGCGGGTGCACGTCGTCGGGGCCGAGGTGTTCGCCGCCGAGGTGGACAGCGACGCCGACGACTACCGCTACGCCCGGGCGCTGGGCCACCGCGATCCGGTCCTGACGGCGATCGACCTGCCGCCGGACGTCACCGCCCGCTGCTTCGACCTGGCCAAGCGGATCGGGCTCCCGGTGGCCGGCATCGACCTGCGGCGCACCCCGGACGGCGAGTGGTACTGCTTCGAAGTCAACCCGTCGCCGGGCTTCACCTACTACGAATCGAGAACCGGCCAGCCGATCGCGGCGGCCGTCGCCGGGCTGCTCGCTGCGGCGGCGTTGTGCAAGGAGCACGTCTGA
- a CDS encoding SDR family NAD(P)-dependent oxidoreductase, producing MELDLAGRVAVVTGASRGIGLAVTETLVAEGVHVVAGARSPGRELEELARAGKAHALAVDLGTADGPGRLVELALSELGRVDILVNNVGAVTPRPNGFLLVTDEEWTRSITLNLLSAVRATRAALPTMVTAGRGSIVTIASINAHLPDPGVIDYSAAKAALVNFTKSVSKEFGPHGVRANAINPGPVATDLWLGAGGVAETVAAGSGATPGAVADEAATHAVTGRFTQPAEVANLAAFLAADRVAGNITGATFTLDGGYTTETH from the coding sequence GTGGAACTGGACCTCGCGGGCCGGGTCGCCGTCGTCACCGGGGCCAGCCGGGGCATCGGGCTGGCCGTCACCGAAACCCTCGTCGCCGAGGGCGTCCACGTCGTCGCCGGGGCGCGGTCTCCCGGGCGTGAGCTGGAAGAGCTCGCACGGGCCGGAAAGGCCCACGCGCTGGCCGTGGACCTCGGCACCGCCGACGGCCCGGGCCGGCTCGTGGAGCTGGCGCTGAGCGAGCTCGGGCGCGTCGACATCCTGGTCAACAACGTCGGCGCCGTCACCCCGCGGCCGAACGGCTTCCTGCTGGTCACCGACGAGGAGTGGACGCGGTCGATCACCCTCAACCTGTTGAGCGCGGTCCGCGCCACGCGGGCAGCGCTGCCGACGATGGTGACCGCGGGCCGGGGCAGCATCGTCACGATCGCCTCGATCAACGCGCACCTGCCCGACCCCGGCGTCATCGACTACAGCGCGGCGAAGGCGGCGCTGGTCAACTTCACGAAGTCGGTATCGAAGGAGTTCGGCCCGCACGGCGTCCGCGCCAACGCGATCAACCCGGGCCCGGTCGCGACGGACCTGTGGCTCGGCGCGGGCGGCGTGGCCGAGACCGTCGCGGCCGGCTCCGGCGCGACCCCCGGCGCCGTGGCCGACGAAGCCGCCACCCACGCCGTGACCGGCCGGTTCACCCAGCCCGCGGAGGTCGCGAACCTGGCGGCCTTCCTGGCCGCCGACCGGGTGGCGGGCAACATCACGGGCGCGACCTTCACCCTCGACGGGGGATACACCACCGAAACCCATTAA